The genomic region agacaaatctgcggtaggaatgtcgtagagacatgaaacaaaaacctccatgtaggtctcacttagacctacatttcattaattgacatccttcagcaaaaatcaacaggaagttggcaattaccccttcaaaacaaaagttttgtaaaaacccatcaccttttttcaaacattatctcctctgagcgcgtttgttgtgtcggcttcaaactcgcccaggagagagattgaacccttctgattaaaagttgaggaaagagttttaataactgctcgggttttgattttacgagccttcaaagaactgctacgCTGATgccgctgcgctgctgccgtctcaagatggccgcttaaaagcaggaagcaccagcgtgaccacacaatgcagagaaggtaggtaatgtgcgggtaaagatatgttgactgggtgaaagaaggaggcaccggtttgacaccaggatacagagaaggtaggtaatgtgcaggtaaagatatgttgtctgggtgatgacAGGAAGTACcaccgtgtatgggtgacagaaagaagcaccagtgtgaccccaggatgcagggaatgtaggtaacgtgcaggtaaagatatgttgaatgggtaaaggcaggaaacaccagcaaaagtcggtcccgtccatcgccgcttgcagctttaatttcctGTTAGTATTCCAAAGTATATTTGCATGTGTGACTTTGACGTTCCAATGATTTCCACTAATATTTCTTACAGTGACCGACACATTGCCGTTATTTAAAATTTGAGGTACATCCTGCAAGCTGAACCATGGGTAAAAGATACTACTGCGACTACTGCGACCGCTCCTTCCAGGACAACATGCACAACCGGAAGAAACATCTCAACGGTGTTCAGCACCAAAGATCTAAAAAAGCCTGGTTTGATCATTTTAGAGGTGAGGCAGAACCACCATATTTGTATCACGCATGGACTTATACTTATTTTTCGTTCCTTTTGTAGGTTTTTCAGATATTTTAAAAGATGAACAAGCAAAGAAACCCTGCAGGAAGTTTCTCCAAAGAGGTGGCGACCGCCGTACATGAAACTAATAGAGACTAACGGCATATTTGTATTGAACTCTCGTGTTTTGTGTATTAGGGGTGTGTGACTTTGGGCCGTCCTGCAGGTTTTCACACATGACCGAGGTGGATCTTATGAATTTACAACAAAAAGTGCAAGGTAGGTTGAGAACACACGAGGGCGctgtttgcttatttttttttcatgcaaactTGTCACACACTCAAATAGACATTGCATTGGCCAACAAGGCTGTTGCGTGTAAGATGCCTTCTATGTCGGTGTTTTTCagccactgtgccgtgagattcagtctagtgtgccgtgggagattgtgtaatgtcacctaattgggttgaaaatattttttgcaaaccactaatttaatccgcaaataatgtgccgttgttgagtgtcgacatacttgccaaccctccaggattttccgggagactcctgaaattcagcgcctctcccgaaaacctaccgggacaaattttctcccgaaattcaggcggagctggaggccacgccccctccaactccatgcggacctgagcgaggacagcctgttttcacgtccgctttcccacaatataaacagcgtgcctgcccaatgacgttatgactgtagaatgatcgagggtgagttcttggtttcttatgcgggtttattgttaggcagatccattaacgtcctcccagcgaggtaacaacacacaacaacagcagtcacgttttcgtctaccgtaaagcagtttgtctgccgtaaacagcaatgttgtgacactcttaaacaggacaacactgccatctactgtacatgcatatggttagaaaaataatgacagagAACAGAAcagggatggacaattcaacccttaactcaacaatgagtagatgagtgttatgtgtgtgtatatgtgtaaataaatgaacactgaaattcaattatttattttatttctatatttcagggctttacggtggaagaggggttagtgcgtctgcctcacaatacgaaggtcctgcagtcttgggttcaatcccaggctcgggatctttctgtgtggagtttgcatgttctccccgtgaatgcgtgggttccctccgggtactccggcttcctcccacttccaaagacatgcacctggggataggttgattggcaacactacattggccctagtgtgtgaatgtgagtgtgaatgttgtctgtctatctgtgaaggccctgcgatgaggtggcgacttgtccagggtgtaccccgccttccgcccgattgtagctgagataggcgccagcgccccccgcgaccccgaaagggaataagcggtagaaaatggatggaaggatggatggatggatttctatatttatatttaataaaatagctaaaattcactgaaagtcaagtatttcttatatgtatatatatgacccgcgaccccaaagggaataagcggtaggaaatggatggatggattgactcttaaccacgccccccacctcccgaaatcggaggtctcaaggttggcaagtatgagtgtcggtgctgtctatagcttggcagcgtaaccgtgtaatattcttccatatcagtaggtggcagcaagtagctaattgcCGTGTAGaagtcgggaacatggtttgtggtgatcacaatatgcagacaacagcgagaggcagtgtgcaggtatctaacgcttaaaccaaaaataaacagaaggcattgaagcttagagatggctatgcaaaactgaactggctgcaaagtaaccaaaaaaagaatgctggctggacgacagcaaagacttacagcgtgtggagcagacggcgtccacaaagtacatccgaacataacatgacaatcaacaacaaaatagaagcgcaagacaggaactaaaacactacacacaggaaaacgctaaaaaactccaaataagtcagggtgtgatgtgacaggtggtgacagtacacctactttgagacaagagctatagtgacgcatgcttggttatgttttAATTTGTATCCAACAACTGGGAGAACGacattttattgtcaatatcggctgctgagttttattttttaaatgttttctgctggtggtgtgccttggttcagaaaaggttgaaaaacactgttttatgtATTGAAATCTACACACATTTGGTTGCAAAGAAGCAACTTAAACTGGCTAAGGCAACATAAAACCTGACAGAGTTAGAATTAAAACAAGAACAGCAACAACATTTTTAGTTGGACCTCAAGATTTTTGTACATgaacggataaaaaatgtgggaaaatAAGCCTTTAGCAGCTTGCACGAGTCATACTTGGGTTATAAGCTTATTTTTGAACATGTAGAAACAAAATGACTAAATAACATGTTCACATTTTCACAAGTCAAAATGTCTTAAACGGGATTAcgaagaagcagagctcatttcATTCTACATATTTCTTAGTTTCACAGCAATTACTGATACATTTATTCACTTCCTGTGTTGAATTTGTTCTACTAgccaattaaatgataaatgggttatacttgtttcaaagcgctttgacactatttccacattcacccattcacgcacacattcacacactgattgtaggagttgccatgcaaggcgctaaccagcacccatcaggagcaggggtgacgtgtcttgctcaaggacacaacggacgtgactaggatggtggaaggtggggattgaaccaggaaccctcaggttgctggcacagccactctcccaactgtgtcatgttaaaagacaaatatattgtttaaaaaagcgAATCAGTACCTTTTTACAAGAGATgtacgataatatcggactgccgatattaccgagaaatgctttaaaatgtgatatcggaaattatcggtatcggtttcaaaaagtaacatttatgactttttaaaacgccgctgtacatcttaaaggcactgcatttgcgtgccggcccagtcacataatatctacggcttttcacacacacaagtgaatgcaacgcatacttggtcaacagccatacaggtcacactgagggtggccgtataaacaacctaaatactgttacaaatatgcgccacactctgaacccacgccgaacaagaatgacaaacacatttcgggagaacatctgcaccgcaacacaacataaacacaacagaaaaaatacccagattgattgattgattgattgaacttttctGTATGTGGCCTTCTCTGAAACAGGTtcgggcacccctgttttaaatcaaatatattttttgaaatgtAACCACATTTACTTCTCTTTATGGAATCACTTCTAAACAAtcacattttagtgttgtttactcCAACCCTAACAAGCGTGCTCGCAGGCACAGCAGTGATACATGACTCTCTCGTAAAAGCACCAAGAACACAATAATGTTGACGAAGCACATTGTTGacttattttaatcataaaaggAGGCAGGTGAGGTTTGTTATATTAGTAGGAAAATATGAGGGGACCTCAGGACAACGCTTGCTTGTCAGATAAATTGATTTTGGACACAAACAAGCGTCAACTGTCTAGACGAGTGTAAATAAGTCATGTTGAGAGAATacttcttcttttttatttttttattttaaagatgaaAGCCGGCGCAGGGATGGCCTGGAGGACCCTGTGAAGCCCGAGCCCACCGCAGAGGAATGGCTCAGCAGGAGGGAGAAGAGACAAAGTGGCCTGGCCAGCAAAGGGTAGGAACACGACACTCCATTTTCATTGTTGgaataattgtatgtatgtatttatgtatttatgtatttatgtatttatgtatgtatgtatgtatgtgtgtatatgtatgtatgtatgtgtgtacatatatgtatgtatgtatgtatgtatgtatgtatgtatgtatgtatgtatgtatgtatgtgtgtgtatatatatatgtatgtatgtgtgtatatgtatgtatgtatgtatgtatgtgtgtatatatatgtatgtgtgtatatgtatgtatgtatgtgtgtatatatatatgtatgtatgtatgtgtgtatatgtatgtatgtatgtgtgtgtgtatatatatgtatgtgtgtatatgtatgtatgtatgtgtgtatgtatatatatatatatatatatatatatatatatatatatatatatatgtatgtatgtatgtgtgtatatatatgtatgtatgtgtgtatatgtaagtatgtatgtgtgtatatatgtatgtatgtatgtgtgtatatatgtatgtgtgtatatgtatgtatgtatgtgtgtatatatatatatatatatgtatgtatgtatgtatgattgtatatgtatgtatgtgtgtgtgtatatatatatatatatatatatatatatatatatatatatatatatatatatatatatatgtatgtgtgtatatatatatgtatgtatgtatgtgtgtatatgtatgtatgtatgtgtgtatatgtatgtatgtatgtgtgtatatgtatgtatgtatgtgtgtatatgtatgtatgtatgtatgtgtgtatgtgtatatatattgagagatatatatatattgtctattTCTGATaattttttatagatatatatgtatatatattaggggtgtgagaaaaaaatcgattcgaatcgaatcgtttatgttgtgcgattcagaatcgattctaatttttaaaaaatttatttaatttttttttatttttaatgtatttatttatttatatatatatatttttaatcaatccaacaaaccactacacagcaataccataacaatggaatccaattccaaaaccaaacctgacccagcaacactcagaactgcaataaacagagcaattgagaggagacacaaacacgacacagaacaaaccaaaagtaatgaaacaaaaatgaatattatcaaaaacagtacatatattagttataatttcagcatagcagtgattaaaaatccctcattgaaattatcattagacatttataacaataaaaaaaaagaacaatagtgtcacagtggcttacacttgcatcacatctcataagcttgacaacacactgtgtccaatgttttcacaaagataaaataagtcatatttttggttcgtttaatagttaaaacaaatttacattattgcaatcagttgataaaacattgtcctttacaattataaaagctttttacaaaaatccactacgctgcttgcatgtcagcagactggggtagatcctgctgaaatcctatgtattgaatgaatacagaatcccttaaatcggggaaaaaatcgtttttgaatcgagaatcgaatcgaattgaaaaaattgatatattatcaaatcgtgaccccaagaatcgatattgaatcgaatcgtgggacacccaaagattcacagccctaatatatatatatatatatatatatatatatatatatatatatatatatatatatatatatatatatataatatatagaaagagagagagagagagctttttatattttttattttatttctgattattttatatgtataaatagacagagagagagagagagatgtttgtatttttattttatttctgattattttatatatatatatatatatatatatatacatatatgtagagagagtgagagagaaaaTGAGAGAGGGAGAGATATCtgtctatatttttattttatttctgattattttatatatatatatatatatagagggagagagagatagctgtttatatttttattttatttctgattattttatatatatatatatatatatatagagggagagagagatagctgtttatatttttattttatttctgattattttatatatctatatatatatagagagatagatgtttatatttttattttatttctgattattttatatacataaagatagagagagagagaccagtttatattttttattttatttctgattattttatatatatatatatatatatatatatatatgtgtgtagagagagagagagactgagagagAGAGATCTGTTGatatttttactttatttctaattatttaatatatataaatatatatatagagagagagagagagagggagctgtttaaaataatatatatatatatccatccatccatccatccatttcctaccggttattcccttttggggtcgcgggcgcctatctcagctacaatcgggcggaaggcggggtacaccttggacaagtcgccacctcatcgcagcgcaaacacagatagacagacaacattcacactcacattcacacatatatatatatatatatatatatatatagagagagagagagagagtgagtttatatttttatttcaatcaatcaatcaatctgattattattattaatgtatcattatttctttttttgtttatttaattgattgatttgtagatactactttgtttttgttttgctgtttCTTTCTCTTTTTGGGGTAgtatggttgggatataaacaaaaaatattttgacatttagggcagacaacagatatatgatgtatgtgaatatgatgtactggatagaaatgtctgatgctggatggcaataaaagaaaaaaaagaaaaaaaaatagaacaattgtatctaagttatcacaaaactttgtgttgccacgaGTTCCCGGTGaggagacaaaagctgtctttgaacccactaagaagaaggcttgtgaaactccaccgtgtaggatggaaagcaacatgaaggtgttctgtttctttcgtgtcttgtaatccacagaaagatattgtcttgacccaagatctacaaagaatagattagaatagaatatatctttttgtcattgtacattgtccaacaaaattgtaagcaaaactatccatccatccattaactacTGCCTATTACcttcataataacacataaaacataacaacatagataaatagataacaATACTTAAAATGACtaagcacacagctcacatgcacagtcattgtTGACTTGtcttgctctcgggtaaaaagtgttcttatacctgtttgtccggcattttattgtcggacaaagcgaagaggaagcaggacctgactctcCTCCAGGTACATTTTCTTTGAagtgttttacgaccttttcgtTGGTCTGTTCTGTAACCAAATGTGATGGAGGTTTACGACCCccgtcctttagaaacagctgtttgccacgtaatcagggaaagtccaaataaaagaggaggcgtacaatctttcgtccggggtgtgggacgacactgtacaagggtacacgtctctcctcaattgagccaaatttaattctgtctctgtttaattccttacttcttgtctggtttaatagatgtcatcagtgtttgaacctgacagtcatGCTTGCCTCATTACCATGTCACCTGTCACTCATCCACCTGTGCAGAGATGGCAGCAGAACAGAAGAGCAAGAGGAAACACACGACGACGTACCTTCACAGCTTTACTCCATTCCCGACCTGCCGCCTTCCCTGCTGCCGCCCCCACCCGGCGGCTGGAAAGTCCACGTCAACACAGAGTGGGGTTGAACAACAATGTTTTGcaataaatatcattttttttccttaaGTCTATTTATTTTGCACTGGGTACCGCAAAGTGTGACGATAACCATAGAATTGTAAAAGGAGGAAATAGGGAACCGGATCCATAATTTACGCGGTAGTAACTGGACTGAAAGAACAAAAAGCTAACAAACGCACTCATCCTCGGCGGTAAAAATatgaaagtaccgtattttccggaccatagggcacaccggattataaggcgcattaaaggagtcatattattgtgatttttttctaaatgtaaaagacttccttgtggtctacatcaggtTTTCCTAACCTTTTTTaccaccagggaccggtttaatgtaccgtatttccttgaattgccgccggggcgctaattgatttaaaacctcttctctctctggcgtttaccaaaggcatggggtaaatttaggcctgcgcttattaatttgagtgtgatgtaaggataccatcatgaaaagcacatttaataaagaaaaaacctttacttataaatgaagtccatgcgcagctccttctgatcaaaagcatcgataacttgtttataaaagtcttccttatctttcttcagttttaaaagtctctgtctcctttattacctcctgcttcgattgaaagtccagtttagaaaactgttttattttagatatgtaatcctccatgttaaaagtgcaagcgagaggaaaaaataaacgatcgctgctcactcttgctgcttgttgtcacttcttctgcagccgagttgtcgcaagaaggatcactagcgccctctaccaccagaaggcgggagtcatttaatgagtcatatttgacacacgcagctatggtatattaatgaaacatagctgcttactgttctttttagcatattcaatagcttggactttaaatcctactgaatagctcttaatcttcttccctttatgccatttcaaattattgaaatcagcctcctccattttgaaaatgatgacaggtgaagtgtcactcgtgacgtgacgagtttgacccagtggaaattctagacatgcgctaataaaaatcatattttgcgaaacgagtttgacccggcgttaatcctgagccggcggtaatgctaagcatgcgctaattattttgtgaaacaagtttgacccgacagtaattc from Nerophis ophidion isolate RoL-2023_Sa linkage group LG17, RoL_Noph_v1.0, whole genome shotgun sequence harbors:
- the zmat5 gene encoding zinc finger matrin-type protein 5, translated to MGKRYYCDYCDRSFQDNMHNRKKHLNGVQHQRSKKAWFDHFRGFSDILKDEQAKKPCRKFLQRGVCDFGPSCRFSHMTEVDLMNLQQKVQDESRRRDGLEDPVKPEPTAEEWLSRREKRQSGLASKGDGSRTEEQEETHDDVPSQLYSIPDLPPSLLPPPPGGWKVHVNTEWG